In one Mesorhizobium australicum genomic region, the following are encoded:
- a CDS encoding glutamate synthase subunit beta, producing MGKVTGFLEIDRQVHKYQPASDRIRHFREFTLPMSDKEVEKQAARCMDCGVPYCHGPTGCPVHNQIPDWNDLVYNGDWDNAIRNLHSTNNFPEWTGRICPAPCEEACTLNLEDIPVAIKTIEQAIADKAYDSGYIVPQPAAAKTGKKVAIIGSGPAGMAAAQQLGRTGHEVHVYERESRPGGLMRFGIPDFKIEKHYIDRRVEQMQGEGVTFFCNVNVGVDKPLDELIAEYDAVLYCGGSEKPRPAGIPGIEFSGVHDAMPYLVQQNKRVGGEPITSVAWAADPILANGKHVVVVGGGDTASDCVGTAFRQGAVRVTQLDIRPQPPAKEDKLTVWPYWATKMRTSSSQAEGAEREFQVATLEFIGEDGALTGVKCCEVDEKRKPIAGTEFVIRADLAFIAIGFAGPMEDGLASTTEGLKLNRDARGSTNVVANDKDYRTSVDKLFAAGDVRRGQSLVVWAIREGRQAARAVDEHLMGSSVLPR from the coding sequence ATGGGCAAGGTAACAGGCTTTCTTGAGATCGACCGGCAGGTGCACAAGTACCAGCCGGCCTCCGACCGCATCAGGCACTTCCGCGAATTCACGCTGCCGATGTCGGACAAGGAGGTCGAGAAACAGGCCGCGCGCTGCATGGATTGCGGCGTGCCCTATTGTCATGGCCCGACGGGCTGCCCGGTCCACAACCAGATTCCGGACTGGAACGACCTCGTCTACAATGGCGACTGGGACAACGCGATCCGCAATCTCCATTCGACGAACAACTTCCCGGAGTGGACCGGCCGCATCTGCCCGGCGCCCTGCGAGGAGGCATGCACGCTGAATCTCGAGGACATTCCGGTCGCGATCAAGACGATCGAGCAGGCGATTGCCGACAAGGCCTATGACAGCGGCTATATCGTGCCGCAGCCGGCAGCCGCGAAGACGGGCAAGAAGGTCGCTATCATCGGTTCGGGGCCGGCCGGCATGGCGGCGGCGCAGCAGCTTGGCCGCACCGGGCACGAGGTGCATGTCTACGAGCGCGAGAGCCGTCCCGGTGGGCTGATGCGCTTTGGCATTCCCGACTTCAAGATCGAGAAGCACTATATCGACCGCCGCGTCGAGCAGATGCAGGGCGAGGGTGTCACCTTCTTCTGCAACGTCAATGTCGGCGTGGACAAGCCGCTCGACGAGCTGATCGCCGAGTATGACGCCGTCCTCTATTGCGGCGGCTCCGAGAAGCCGCGTCCGGCGGGCATCCCCGGGATCGAATTCTCCGGCGTGCACGATGCGATGCCGTATCTGGTGCAGCAGAACAAGCGTGTCGGCGGCGAGCCGATCACGTCGGTCGCCTGGGCGGCGGATCCGATCCTCGCCAACGGCAAGCATGTGGTCGTGGTCGGGGGCGGCGACACGGCGTCCGACTGCGTCGGTACTGCGTTCCGCCAGGGCGCCGTCCGCGTCACGCAGCTCGACATTCGCCCCCAGCCGCCCGCGAAGGAGGACAAGCTGACCGTCTGGCCGTACTGGGCGACCAAGATGCGCACTTCGTCCAGCCAGGCCGAGGGCGCAGAGCGCGAGTTCCAGGTCGCGACGCTGGAGTTCATCGGCGAGGACGGGGCGCTGACCGGCGTGAAGTGCTGCGAGGTCGACGAGAAGCGCAAGCCGATCGCCGGCACCGAATTCGTCATCCGCGCGGATCTCGCCTTCATCGCGATCGGCTTCGCCGGGCCGATGGAGGATGGGCTCGCATCGACCACCGAGGGGCTGAAGCTCAACCGCGATGCGCGCGGCTCGACCAATGTCGTGGCCAACGACAAGGACTACCGCACTTCCGTCGACAAGCTGTTCGCCGCCGGCGACGTGCGTCGCGGCCAGTCGCTGGTCGTCTGGGCGATCCGCGAGGGCCGGCAGGCCGCCCGCGCGGTCGACGAGCATCTGATGGGGTCTTCGGTCCTGCCGCGATAG
- a CDS encoding type II toxin-antitoxin system VapC family toxin: protein MRYLLDTNVISNIYRFPNGAAASRVRNLEVGELGTSIIVAAELRFGYTKADSPKLEQLIEQTLASFEIAPWDTPADFAYARIRTLLERTGRIIGQNDMLIAAHTVALGVTLVTDNEREFVRVPGLKVENWLRDAPVDRE from the coding sequence GTGAGGTATCTGCTCGACACAAATGTGATCTCGAACATCTACAGGTTTCCGAATGGTGCCGCCGCAAGTCGGGTGCGGAACTTGGAAGTGGGCGAGCTCGGCACCAGCATCATCGTCGCTGCCGAACTGAGGTTCGGTTACACGAAAGCGGATTCGCCCAAGCTGGAGCAGCTGATAGAGCAGACCCTGGCAAGTTTCGAGATCGCACCTTGGGATACGCCAGCCGACTTTGCATATGCGCGCATACGGACGTTGCTGGAACGCACAGGCAGGATAATTGGCCAGAACGACATGCTTATCGCCGCTCACACCGTGGCACTCGGGGTGACGCTGGTCACGGACAACGAACGAGAATTCGTTCGCGTTCCTGGACTGAAAGTAGAGAATTGGCTGCGGGATGCTCCCGTGGATCGTGAGTAG
- a CDS encoding antitoxin — protein MNAHDNKTRTASLFRNGRSQAVRIPKEFELEGDEVTISREADGSLTISPGKKRMSPRELIDWLRQQPPLTDDEFPEIEDFPPDPVDLDFPK, from the coding sequence GTGAACGCACACGACAACAAAACGCGCACTGCCAGCCTTTTTCGCAATGGGCGGAGTCAGGCGGTGCGCATTCCTAAGGAATTCGAGCTTGAGGGAGATGAAGTCACGATCAGCAGAGAGGCCGATGGTAGCCTTACGATCTCACCGGGCAAGAAACGGATGTCTCCTCGCGAACTCATCGACTGGTTGCGGCAGCAGCCGCCGCTGACCGACGATGAGTTTCCGGAAATAGAGGACTTTCCGCCCGACCCGGTGGATCTGGACTTTCCGAAGTGA